In Candidatus Eisenbacteria bacterium, a single genomic region encodes these proteins:
- a CDS encoding M48 family metallopeptidase: MKRENQLRTLYNLHWVALIVLMFMIAGCATVPVTGRRSLNLIPESQELALGLESYQQVLSESEIVKSGAEFEMVRRVGRKIAAASDRPGYEWEFSLIRDEATVNAFCLPGGKVAIYTGILPVAENEAGLATVMAHEIAHAIARHGGERMTDDLAFQIGGMGLEALLNEKSETTRSVVLAAYGIGGQVGILLPFSRAQESEADHIGLVYMAKAGYDPRESIRFWERMGKSAGGSAPPEWLSTHPSHGTRVEQLQKWMPEALTYYKPAP; this comes from the coding sequence ATGAAGAGAGAAAACCAACTTCGTACTTTATACAATCTCCACTGGGTTGCTCTCATCGTTCTTATGTTCATGATCGCCGGGTGCGCCACCGTGCCGGTCACCGGGCGCCGGAGTTTAAATCTTATTCCGGAGAGCCAGGAGCTGGCCCTCGGCCTCGAGAGCTACCAACAAGTCCTCTCGGAGTCGGAGATTGTGAAATCCGGCGCCGAATTTGAAATGGTCCGGCGTGTCGGCAGGAAGATCGCCGCCGCCTCCGACCGCCCCGGATATGAATGGGAATTCAGCCTGATTCGTGATGAAGCTACGGTCAACGCCTTTTGCCTTCCGGGCGGGAAGGTGGCGATCTATACCGGGATTCTGCCCGTTGCTGAAAACGAAGCCGGATTGGCGACCGTCATGGCCCATGAGATTGCCCACGCCATCGCCCGGCACGGCGGAGAGAGAATGACCGATGATCTCGCCTTTCAAATCGGCGGGATGGGTCTTGAAGCGCTCCTGAATGAAAAGAGCGAGACGACGCGCAGCGTGGTGCTGGCAGCTTATGGGATCGGTGGACAGGTCGGAATTCTTCTGCCCTTCAGCCGCGCGCAGGAGAGCGAAGCGGATCATATCGGCCTTGTCTATATGGCCAAGGCCGGATATGACCCGCGGGAATCGATCCGATTCTGGGAGCGGATGGGGAAAAGCGCCGGCGGTTCGGCGCCGCCTGAATGGCTCAGCACCCATCCGAGTCATGGAACGCGGGTCGAACAGCTCCAGAAATGGATGCCGGAAGCGCTTACCTATTACAAACCGGCGCCGTAA
- a CDS encoding S8 family serine peptidase: MDLRKERRMVLSQKGLPAVATALFCVFILLSSAGPAAGTAIHPTLSRSLSEDRAGREWTVWVLFSDRGLESSQQAAALQSAKHKLSDDVLARRSRVRNVELVDERDLPVCSSYIDAVIELGGILRHRTRWLNGGSFVMSVETLRRVIELPFVKEVIPVARGGVDPAESVSSDPGDMGREAAPKAGRSLDYGPSYWQLDQINVLPLHALGITGDHVLMMMLDTGFRTDHEAFAALDLVAQYDYVYGDSIVQNEAEDEENAQFHGTGTWSAAGGYSPGHVIGPAYGASFVLAKTEDTRSELPVEEDNYVAALEWADTLGVWLTSASLTYLTFDDLTGYTYEDLDGNTAVITRAVDIAAAKGILCVNSVGNYGPDPGTLRVPADADTILSCGAVDSAGVLQNFSSRGPTYDNRIKPELCARGWKAAVARAWSDTDYGDGNGTSFSAPIIAGACALVLEAHPEWDPYAVIQALKASGDNSAFPDNDYGAGIPDVYAAIFSETPIYPLPFSLVSPGDSEEPELPVTLVWESTEDLDSGVPPTYRVVIQDVTASPFDLPMVQEVPADTFLVVHHILIPGVTYNWKVFAVDAESHSRKSRETWTFTMPTGSGVADPVAGSASRLQIWPNPSSGGLKLHLADDGLARDAYHVVIIAPTGRRILSRALTGSSWTWDGVDDRGRAVAAGIYWIRLLSGRDLVAQERWVRLR; this comes from the coding sequence ATGGACCTCAGAAAGGAACGCCGGATGGTGTTGTCTCAGAAGGGATTACCAGCAGTCGCGACAGCTCTCTTTTGTGTCTTCATCCTGCTCTCCAGCGCCGGCCCGGCCGCTGGGACCGCCATTCACCCGACCCTGAGCCGATCCCTATCCGAGGACCGCGCCGGCCGGGAATGGACGGTCTGGGTCCTTTTCTCCGATAGAGGGCTGGAATCTTCCCAACAGGCCGCCGCCCTCCAATCCGCAAAGCATAAGTTGTCGGATGATGTTTTGGCCCGCCGGTCCCGGGTCAGGAATGTGGAACTTGTCGATGAGCGGGATCTGCCGGTCTGTTCCTCCTATATCGACGCTGTCATTGAGTTGGGCGGCATTCTCAGGCACCGGACCCGCTGGCTGAACGGCGGCAGCTTCGTCATGAGTGTCGAAACCCTGCGCCGCGTTATCGAGCTGCCTTTTGTAAAAGAGGTGATCCCTGTGGCGCGGGGCGGTGTCGATCCGGCGGAGAGTGTGTCATCGGATCCGGGGGATATGGGGCGGGAGGCCGCGCCGAAAGCGGGCCGCTCTTTGGATTATGGGCCTTCTTATTGGCAGCTGGATCAGATTAATGTACTACCTCTGCATGCGCTGGGAATCACCGGCGATCATGTCCTTATGATGATGCTGGATACCGGATTTCGTACCGATCATGAGGCCTTTGCCGCGCTCGATCTGGTCGCGCAGTATGATTATGTTTATGGCGACAGCATTGTACAAAACGAGGCTGAAGATGAAGAAAATGCGCAATTCCATGGGACGGGCACCTGGAGCGCGGCCGGGGGCTACTCCCCGGGACATGTGATCGGCCCCGCTTACGGCGCCTCATTTGTATTGGCCAAGACCGAGGACACCCGCAGCGAGCTGCCCGTGGAAGAAGACAACTATGTCGCCGCCCTTGAGTGGGCCGACACCTTGGGTGTTTGGCTGACCTCGGCTTCACTGACCTATCTGACCTTTGACGATTTAACAGGCTATACGTATGAGGACCTCGACGGCAATACCGCCGTCATTACGCGGGCGGTTGATATCGCCGCGGCCAAGGGGATCCTCTGTGTCAACTCCGTCGGGAATTATGGGCCGGATCCGGGGACCCTCCGCGTGCCGGCGGATGCCGACACGATTCTCTCCTGCGGAGCGGTCGACAGCGCCGGAGTTCTACAAAACTTCAGCAGCCGCGGACCGACCTATGACAACCGGATCAAACCCGAGCTTTGCGCGCGGGGCTGGAAGGCCGCTGTCGCCAGAGCCTGGAGCGACACAGACTACGGGGATGGGAACGGGACCTCTTTTTCAGCGCCGATCATCGCCGGCGCCTGCGCCCTGGTGCTGGAAGCGCATCCCGAGTGGGATCCCTACGCCGTGATTCAAGCGCTCAAAGCCTCGGGCGATAACTCGGCCTTTCCCGACAATGATTATGGTGCCGGCATTCCGGATGTTTATGCGGCGATCTTCTCAGAGACGCCCATTTATCCGCTGCCCTTTTCGCTCGTTTCACCCGGAGATTCCGAGGAGCCGGAGCTGCCCGTGACCCTTGTCTGGGAATCGACGGAAGATCTCGATTCGGGTGTGCCGCCGACCTACCGCGTCGTGATACAGGATGTGACCGCCTCTCCATTTGATCTTCCGATGGTACAAGAGGTTCCCGCCGATACATTTCTCGTCGTTCATCATATTCTGATACCCGGCGTAACCTACAATTGGAAGGTCTTCGCGGTGGATGCAGAATCACACTCCCGCAAGAGCCGCGAAACCTGGACTTTCACAATGCCCACCGGATCCGGCGTTGCGGATCCCGTCGCGGGATCGGCATCGCGGCTGCAGATTTGGCCGAATCCCTCATCCGGCGGATTGAAACTGCATTTGGCCGATGACGGCCTCGCTCGCGACGCCTATCATGTAGTGATTATCGCGCCGACGGGACGGCGGATTCTATCCCGCGCCCTCACCGGCTCCTCCTGGACATGGGACGGCGTCGACGACCGCGGCCGGGCCGTGGCGGCGGGAATTTATTGGATCCGTCTTTTGAGCGGGCGCGATCTTGTCGCCCAGGAGCGCTGGGTGCGCTTGCGTTAG
- a CDS encoding DNRLRE domain-containing protein: MSKATTLLMLVMLLPVLIVGCSEETNVAEPQQVLDPGNGSALPMETLPDGAILESATLYIYAVEANHHTINAHQITTPWDEMTVTWNNFGGGFAPEVVSSFVADAADWHSVDLTPLVQSWLDGTAENHGVLLDQATMEFPFAKFRSTDYFYNNPYMEICYLVDDLLECMIIPVLGDTYIWEYMPDENYGGNNALYTGWYNENYLEKQTLIKFDLEIQECGECEGGVNELTLRYLGSSEDHVIIYAGDKPDMSMMLFKGIVQPNEDITFAGIGDMGTMGPKINIWVNERFHVKIHTSCSEPIGPGLLRGNFRILAGRSRLGGPLCPLDLPFDKDEAIFYAPHYAVKGGR; encoded by the coding sequence ATGAGTAAAGCAACCACTCTATTAATGTTGGTGATGCTCCTACCGGTCTTGATTGTCGGCTGCAGCGAAGAGACCAACGTTGCGGAGCCCCAACAGGTACTGGATCCGGGAAACGGGAGCGCCCTCCCCATGGAGACATTGCCGGATGGCGCGATCCTCGAATCGGCGACCCTCTACATTTACGCCGTTGAGGCGAATCATCACACCATCAACGCTCACCAGATCACCACTCCATGGGATGAGATGACCGTCACTTGGAATAATTTCGGCGGTGGTTTCGCTCCTGAGGTCGTCAGTTCGTTTGTCGCCGATGCCGCCGATTGGCATAGCGTGGATTTGACGCCCCTCGTTCAGAGCTGGCTCGACGGCACCGCGGAGAATCACGGCGTGCTATTGGATCAAGCGACGATGGAGTTTCCCTTCGCCAAATTCAGAAGCACCGACTATTTCTATAACAATCCGTATATGGAAATTTGTTATCTGGTGGACGATCTTCTTGAATGCATGATTATCCCGGTGCTCGGCGACACCTATATTTGGGAATATATGCCGGATGAAAATTACGGCGGCAATAACGCCCTCTACACCGGTTGGTACAATGAGAATTATCTCGAAAAGCAGACATTGATCAAGTTCGATCTCGAAATCCAAGAGTGCGGCGAGTGTGAAGGCGGCGTCAATGAATTGACGCTCCGCTATCTGGGCTCATCAGAGGATCATGTCATCATCTACGCCGGCGATAAGCCCGATATGTCGATGATGCTCTTCAAAGGAATCGTTCAACCTAATGAAGATATCACTTTCGCGGGGATTGGCGATATGGGAACGATGGGTCCCAAAATCAATATCTGGGTGAACGAGAGGTTCCATGTCAAGATTCACACAAGCTGCTCCGAACCGATCGGTCCGGGGTTGCTCCGTGGAAATTTTAGAATATTAGCGGGCCGCAGCCGCCTCGGCGGCCCTCTGTGCCCCCTGGATTTGCCTTTCGATAAAGACGAGGCGATCTTTTACGCCCCTCATTATGCGGTGAAGGGCGGCAGGTAA
- a CDS encoding efflux RND transporter permease subunit, protein MQITSASIRRPVTVAMIFVAALVFGLVSLGRLRVNLLPDLTYPTLTIQTILPDAAPEEVENLVTRPLEESAGVVHGVREIRSASRSGMSEITLEFAWGTKMDYASLDVREKIDLVNLPDEARSPVLLRFDPALEPILRIGIYGDTELTHLRWLAEHLYKRELESLIGVASAKVQGGLEEEIRIEVDDAKLAIYGFSMAEITQRLASENINLSGGRLRDRNAEFLIRTLNTYRDLDDIGETILRHNEGRVLRLKDVAKITRSTREREVISRIEGKENVEIAIYKEGDANTVEVARKIREEFKQINKQLPELVHAQILSDQSVFIENAVGEVRSNAFVGGILAILILFLFLRDVRSTLTIGLAIPISVIATFMFMLRANVSLNIMSLGGLALGVGMLVDNSIVVLEAMVRHLRAGASRAEAAERGASEVGQAVVASTLTTICVFLPIIFVEGMAGQIFKDQALTVTFSLLISLAVAVTLIPMMAAIDRKGPAPLPEIIERARNPRWWRRYASATGGFVFFSLPTQFLWGVRILVKSIGWLVFTLLYPLRRSFDAIYPRLERAYPKVLESTLRRRTTLYIIILIAGAFTVLLGGRLGRQLIPPFSQGEFAFQIELPVGTPLDETSKVLGRMEKLAAGMEGVESYLATVGTASRSGMNAAIQQENRGEFFVRLKPGISKRREEEIVDNLRDRFAGIPAVTVEFTRPSYFTFRSPVELVIHGYDLNDLRLVADQMVERLQHVEGLKDITSSVQKGHPEVRIIFDRDRLAALDLSMEGVARALRAKIHGEVATRFDEKDREIDIRIATKEGRYADLESVEALIVGHSNGIPIRLSAVAEITRDLGPSQVLRIGQQRAAIVTANLEGRDLGSASHEIMQQVRQVPLTSDMSVILAGQNEEFLSSYKSLLFAIVLAIFLVYLVMASQFENLLQPLIIMVTVPLGLMGVIWILALTGIDFSVVVLIGVIMLAGIVVNNGIVLIDMMNQLRRDEGLPLQEAVVKAAHLRLRPIVMTTTTTVLALLPMALGFGEGGEIRAPMAVTVIGGLLLSTALTLLVIPSLYTTISSWRRRGVGAAGSGAPDHAVVEP, encoded by the coding sequence ATGCAGATAACAAGCGCCAGTATCCGCCGCCCCGTCACCGTCGCCATGATCTTCGTCGCGGCTCTGGTCTTTGGTCTCGTCTCATTGGGCCGGCTCCGCGTCAATCTGCTCCCCGATCTGACCTATCCGACGCTGACCATCCAAACAATCCTTCCCGACGCGGCGCCCGAAGAGGTGGAGAACCTTGTGACCCGCCCTCTCGAGGAATCGGCGGGCGTCGTTCATGGAGTGCGTGAGATTCGATCGGCTTCCCGTTCCGGGATGAGCGAGATCACGCTGGAATTCGCCTGGGGCACAAAGATGGACTATGCCTCGCTGGATGTGCGCGAAAAGATCGATCTGGTGAACCTTCCGGATGAAGCGCGCAGCCCCGTTTTGCTGCGGTTTGACCCGGCGCTCGAACCGATTCTCCGCATCGGCATCTACGGCGACACCGAATTAACGCATCTTCGCTGGCTGGCCGAGCACCTTTATAAAAGAGAGCTCGAGAGTCTGATCGGCGTGGCCTCGGCCAAAGTACAAGGTGGTCTCGAAGAAGAAATCCGCATTGAAGTTGATGACGCCAAGCTCGCCATCTACGGATTTTCAATGGCTGAGATCACACAGCGCTTGGCTTCTGAGAATATCAATCTTTCCGGCGGACGGCTGCGCGATCGCAATGCGGAGTTCCTGATCCGCACGCTGAACACCTATCGCGACCTGGATGACATAGGCGAAACGATCCTCCGGCATAATGAGGGACGTGTTCTCCGGCTCAAGGATGTTGCCAAAATCACCCGCTCCACCCGGGAGCGCGAGGTGATCAGCCGCATCGAAGGTAAGGAAAACGTCGAGATCGCCATCTATAAAGAAGGCGATGCCAACACGGTTGAGGTCGCGCGCAAGATCCGTGAGGAATTCAAACAGATTAACAAACAGCTACCCGAGCTGGTTCATGCGCAAATTCTCTCTGATCAATCGGTCTTTATCGAGAACGCCGTGGGTGAGGTCCGTTCCAACGCCTTCGTAGGCGGGATTCTCGCCATCCTGATCCTCTTCCTCTTCCTGCGCGATGTCCGCAGCACCCTTACAATCGGCCTCGCGATACCCATCTCCGTCATCGCAACCTTCATGTTCATGCTGCGCGCGAATGTCAGCTTGAACATTATGAGCCTGGGCGGTCTTGCCTTGGGAGTCGGGATGCTCGTCGATAACAGCATCGTCGTTCTGGAGGCGATGGTGCGTCATCTCCGTGCAGGCGCCTCACGCGCCGAGGCCGCGGAACGAGGCGCTTCCGAGGTCGGGCAGGCGGTTGTCGCTTCAACGCTCACCACGATCTGCGTTTTCCTCCCCATCATCTTTGTTGAGGGAATGGCGGGTCAGATCTTTAAGGATCAAGCCCTGACCGTTACCTTTTCGCTTCTCATCTCGCTGGCTGTCGCCGTCACGCTCATACCCATGATGGCCGCGATCGACCGCAAAGGTCCCGCTCCGCTTCCGGAGATCATCGAAAGAGCGAGGAATCCCCGCTGGTGGCGGCGATATGCGAGCGCCACCGGCGGTTTCGTTTTCTTCAGCCTCCCCACCCAGTTCCTTTGGGGCGTCCGGATTCTCGTCAAATCAATCGGCTGGCTGGTCTTTACCCTCCTTTATCCGCTGCGGCGTTCATTCGACGCGATCTACCCGCGCCTCGAACGGGCTTATCCAAAAGTCCTCGAATCGACCCTGCGCCGCCGCACGACTTTGTACATTATTATTCTTATTGCCGGCGCCTTCACCGTTTTGCTCGGCGGCCGCCTGGGCCGCCAGCTTATCCCTCCCTTCTCACAGGGGGAGTTCGCCTTTCAGATCGAGCTGCCGGTGGGAACACCGCTGGATGAAACAAGCAAAGTCCTGGGACGGATGGAAAAACTCGCCGCGGGCATGGAGGGCGTTGAAAGCTATCTCGCCACCGTCGGGACAGCCAGCCGCTCAGGCATGAACGCCGCCATCCAGCAGGAGAACCGCGGAGAGTTCTTTGTCCGTCTGAAGCCGGGGATCTCCAAACGCCGTGAAGAGGAAATCGTAGACAATCTCCGGGATCGTTTCGCCGGTATCCCCGCCGTGACGGTCGAGTTCACCCGGCCCTCCTATTTCACATTCCGTTCGCCCGTGGAGCTTGTCATTCATGGGTACGATCTGAATGATCTGCGTCTCGTCGCGGATCAGATGGTGGAGCGCTTGCAGCATGTTGAAGGTCTGAAGGATATCACATCCTCCGTGCAGAAAGGACACCCCGAAGTCCGGATCATATTTGACCGGGATCGCCTCGCCGCTTTGGATCTTTCCATGGAAGGAGTGGCTCGCGCTCTGAGAGCTAAGATCCACGGCGAGGTGGCGACCCGGTTCGACGAAAAGGACCGGGAAATCGATATCCGCATCGCCACCAAAGAGGGCCGGTATGCCGATCTTGAATCGGTCGAGGCGCTTATCGTCGGCCATAGCAACGGCATTCCCATCAGGCTCTCGGCCGTGGCGGAAATCACGCGGGATCTCGGCCCGAGCCAGGTTCTGCGGATCGGCCAGCAGCGGGCCGCCATCGTGACCGCCAATCTTGAGGGCCGCGATCTTGGCAGCGCTTCACACGAAATCATGCAGCAGGTCCGGCAGGTGCCCCTCACATCCGACATGAGCGTCATCCTTGCCGGGCAGAATGAGGAGTTTCTTTCATCTTACAAATCCCTGCTCTTCGCCATCGTCCTCGCGATTTTCCTCGTCTATCTCGTCATGGCCTCTCAATTCGAGAATCTTCTGCAGCCCCTTATCATCATGGTGACCGTGCCGCTGGGCCTCATGGGAGTGATCTGGATTCTCGCTCTCACCGGGATAGACTTCAGCGTGGTTGTCCTTATCGGGGTGATCATGCTGGCCGGCATCGTTGTAAATAACGGGATTGTTCTCATTGATATGATGAACCAGCTTCGCCGCGACGAGGGGCTGCCGCTGCAAGAGGCCGTTGTGAAAGCGGCGCATCTTCGTTTGCGGCCGATCGTCATGACGACAACCACGACGGTTCTCGCCCTCCTCCCCATGGCTCTGGGATTCGGTGAAGGTGGCGAGATCCGCGCACCGATGGCCGTCACCGTGATCGGCGGATTGTTGCTCTCGACCGCATTGACGCTGCTCGTCATCCCGAGTCTCTACACAACGATCAGCTCCTGGCGCCGGCGCGGTGTGGGAGCGGCCGGATCCGGGGCGCCGGACCACGCTGTGGTTGAGCCATGA
- the speE gene encoding polyamine aminopropyltransferase: MADKKSIAMNMTRYITETVSDSEFITYVTEKILYNGQSDYQQIQVFETKAFGRILMLDQAVQFTDVDEFIYHEMLTHMPMLVHPKPERILIVGGGDGGAAREALRHPEVKNLELCEIDEKVCEISRKYFPQIATSFDDPRFKLNIGDGIARLKGLREGAVDVIIIDGTDPTPMAIGLYSADFYRTIHRALGENGVFGTLAGSPYFHPEWTKLVYRELSKIFPKVAMYTATVPTYPGFLWAFCVASKGQDPRGLDRSKRLASMEDDLKYLNCGLFNAVFALPSFIRRMIEED, from the coding sequence ATGGCAGATAAAAAATCGATCGCGATGAACATGACGCGCTATATCACCGAGACGGTGAGCGATAGTGAATTCATCACCTATGTTACTGAGAAGATTCTCTACAACGGCCAGAGCGACTATCAGCAAATCCAGGTTTTTGAAACGAAAGCTTTCGGCAGGATCTTGATGCTGGATCAGGCGGTTCAGTTTACTGACGTCGATGAATTTATTTATCATGAAATGCTGACCCACATGCCCATGCTCGTGCACCCTAAGCCGGAAAGGATCCTCATTGTCGGAGGGGGCGACGGCGGCGCGGCCCGGGAGGCCTTGCGGCATCCCGAAGTAAAAAATCTGGAGCTTTGTGAAATCGATGAAAAGGTCTGCGAAATCAGCCGGAAATACTTCCCGCAGATCGCGACATCGTTTGATGATCCCCGCTTCAAACTCAATATTGGAGACGGGATCGCCCGTCTCAAAGGGCTTCGCGAGGGAGCGGTCGACGTCATTATCATTGACGGAACCGATCCCACGCCGATGGCGATCGGGCTTTACAGCGCCGATTTCTACCGCACTATTCACCGGGCGCTGGGGGAGAATGGGGTCTTCGGCACACTGGCGGGATCGCCCTACTTCCATCCTGAATGGACCAAGCTGGTCTATCGAGAACTCAGCAAAATATTCCCGAAGGTCGCGATGTACACGGCGACGGTGCCGACCTATCCCGGATTTCTTTGGGCGTTCTGTGTGGCGTCGAAGGGGCAGGATCCGAGGGGTTTGGATCGATCTAAAAGACTGGCCTCGATGGAAGATGATCTGAAATATCTGAATTGCGGACTCTTCAATGCGGTCTTTGCGTTGCCGAGCTTTATAAGGCGGATGATAGAGGAGGACTAA
- a CDS encoding efflux RND transporter periplasmic adaptor subunit: MENMVKTPKRRGRIRWFIILGFVIVIAASLVYFKPWTRFLEESAAADEALADSSAVASADSTKKDDTSDGDKDKKKEVPIEMATVVRDSVSATYTASATLEAERDVDILAKIQGLVEKIHVEEGDYVQDGDILAILDGRELSIQVDKAVSSLNNATTEYERMQSLANRDLASQKALEDARHALQQAESILEEMKLKLSYTQIRAPFSGMVTQRFIETGQTINPGHQAFSIADMDPLLTRVYLPEDEIPNIKRGQPVQVRLDSEPDLQLSGRVRQIAPMVDRQTGTVKVTVEIEKCASPIRPGSFARVFITTDIHPLALVLPKRCLVEEAGKRYVFLIEGDTVVVRDVELGYEEADRIEIVEGLGEGDHVVLIGQGSLKDGSHVRVLNQLNEPEDAQVDTAEATS, from the coding sequence ATGGAGAACATGGTGAAAACGCCGAAACGGCGGGGCCGCATCCGCTGGTTCATCATTTTAGGATTTGTGATCGTGATCGCCGCTTCTTTAGTCTACTTCAAGCCCTGGACCCGCTTCTTGGAAGAGTCGGCCGCCGCCGATGAGGCGCTCGCGGATTCATCCGCCGTCGCGTCCGCCGATTCAACGAAGAAAGACGACACATCCGATGGCGACAAGGACAAGAAGAAGGAGGTTCCGATCGAGATGGCCACGGTTGTCAGAGACTCCGTCTCGGCGACCTATACGGCCAGCGCTACATTGGAAGCCGAGCGCGATGTCGATATCCTGGCGAAGATCCAGGGCCTCGTCGAGAAGATCCATGTTGAGGAGGGTGATTATGTACAAGATGGGGATATTCTCGCCATCCTCGACGGACGGGAGTTGTCTATCCAAGTCGACAAAGCCGTCTCCTCACTCAACAATGCCACGACCGAATATGAGCGGATGCAAAGTCTCGCCAATAGAGATTTAGCCTCCCAAAAGGCCTTGGAAGACGCCCGGCATGCCCTGCAGCAGGCCGAATCGATTCTGGAAGAGATGAAGCTGAAGCTCTCCTACACGCAGATCCGGGCTCCTTTTTCGGGGATGGTAACCCAGCGTTTCATCGAGACAGGTCAGACCATCAATCCAGGTCATCAGGCCTTTTCGATCGCTGACATGGATCCCCTCTTGACCCGTGTCTATCTGCCCGAGGATGAAATCCCCAATATCAAGCGGGGCCAGCCGGTCCAGGTCCGTCTCGATTCCGAGCCCGATCTTCAACTTTCCGGTCGTGTCCGTCAGATCGCCCCGATGGTCGACCGGCAGACCGGCACGGTGAAGGTCACCGTTGAGATCGAAAAATGCGCCTCGCCGATCAGACCCGGTTCCTTCGCCCGCGTCTTCATCACCACCGATATTCATCCGCTGGCCCTGGTTCTACCCAAGAGGTGCCTCGTTGAGGAAGCCGGCAAACGGTATGTCTTTCTCATTGAGGGCGACACCGTCGTCGTCCGGGATGTTGAGCTTGGCTACGAAGAGGCCGACCGGATTGAAATCGTCGAGGGACTGGGAGAAGGCGACCATGTCGTTCTTATCGGGCAAGGCAGCCTTAAAGACGGAAGCCACGTTCGTGTATTAAATCAGTTGAACGAACCGGAAGACGCGCAGGTCGACACGGCCGAGGCCACATCGTAA
- a CDS encoding aminotransferase class I/II-fold pyridoxal phosphate-dependent enzyme: MEDPKMRSMDTQCVHAGHHHDACGAVIPPIYQTSTFLFKNVDHGASLFAGEEKGYIYTRMGNPTIESMEKTVAALEGGFAALGCGSGMAAIHTAFASMLNAGDHIVCSDAVYGPTNTLVKTVLSRFGITATFVDTSDTNAVREAMKPETKVIYVETPGNPTLVVADLKAVVEIAHAKGARVVVDNTFSSPILQQPLKFGVDVVVHSMTKYLNGHADVVAGIIVVKNKEDYTHFRKTLNQLGGTITPFNSFLVARGIKTLALRMERHCINGMKVAKYLEAHAKTEWVRYPYLPSHPQYEVAKRQMKGGGGVVSFGLLGGLEAGKTLMNSVKLCTLAVSLGGVETLIEHPASMTHATLGPEARRQANITDGLVRIAVGIEDVDEIIADLDQGLAKI, translated from the coding sequence ATGGAAGATCCCAAAATGCGAAGCATGGACACCCAATGTGTCCACGCCGGTCATCATCACGACGCCTGCGGCGCCGTCATTCCGCCGATTTATCAAACCTCCACCTTCCTCTTTAAAAATGTGGATCACGGCGCCAGTCTCTTTGCCGGAGAAGAGAAGGGGTATATCTACACCCGGATGGGGAATCCGACCATAGAATCGATGGAGAAAACTGTGGCGGCGTTGGAAGGCGGTTTCGCGGCGCTCGGTTGCGGATCGGGGATGGCTGCGATCCACACGGCCTTCGCTTCCATGTTGAATGCCGGGGATCATATTGTGTGCAGCGATGCCGTATATGGGCCGACAAATACACTCGTTAAGACGGTCCTGTCGCGTTTTGGAATCACAGCGACCTTCGTCGATACATCCGATACCAATGCTGTCAGAGAGGCGATGAAACCTGAGACAAAAGTGATCTATGTCGAGACGCCGGGCAATCCGACCCTTGTCGTCGCCGATCTCAAGGCTGTTGTTGAAATCGCCCACGCCAAAGGCGCGCGTGTTGTTGTTGACAACACCTTCTCCAGTCCGATCCTTCAGCAGCCATTGAAGTTTGGTGTTGATGTTGTCGTCCATTCGATGACGAAATATCTAAATGGTCACGCCGATGTTGTGGCCGGCATCATCGTGGTGAAGAACAAGGAAGACTATACTCATTTCCGCAAAACCCTGAATCAGCTCGGCGGCACGATCACACCCTTCAATTCATTCCTCGTCGCGCGCGGGATCAAGACCCTGGCGCTTCGGATGGAACGCCATTGTATAAATGGTATGAAGGTCGCCAAATACCTCGAAGCCCATGCAAAGACCGAGTGGGTGCGTTATCCCTACCTGCCCTCCCATCCGCAATATGAGGTCGCGAAGCGTCAAATGAAGGGCGGGGGAGGGGTTGTTTCCTTCGGACTCCTGGGGGGGCTCGAAGCGGGCAAGACCCTCATGAATTCGGTCAAGCTCTGCACCCTGGCCGTGAGTTTGGGCGGCGTCGAAACGCTCATTGAGCATCCGGCGTCGATGACCCATGCCACGCTGGGTCCCGAAGCCCGTCGCCAAGCGAACATCACCGATGGATTGGTCCGGATCGCCGTCGGCATCGAAGATGTCGATGAGATCATCGCCGATCTTGATCAAGGGCTTGCCAAGATCTAA